The window CATGGTGTAAAGAAGCGAAAAGTGTTTGTCCAAAGGAGCAATCAGGTATGTCTGCCTGACCTGAAAAGGTTGGATGTTAATAATCATAACCACTCTGCATTAACGGTGAGAAGAATAGCTCACAACAACAAACCTGTGAATAGGGGTGTaaattcgggtacccgcgggtacccgaacctgaaatctcaaaaatatcatacccaatacccgacccGTATGTGAATTCGGGTACTCTAATACCCGATGCGGGTACCCGAACGCAACTATTCGGGTACCCATAAACCcagaattattatatttaaaatttattcttttataataaattaaattgtgatgagaatataaattattaaaatcacacaatatttatactatttattgactatgattctatattatataaatggacattagacaaatagacactacttaattttaaaattaatttttttttggtataaattgaaacataaaagagattaaaataatttttcaagacattaaatgaacatgtaaataaaatggagaaagcataactaattaattatatattttcaaaagataacaagtaaGAACATAGATAATACAACATGGACCGTACACGAATGTAAAGAAGAGAGCAAACGGCCAAAAGAGAGCTGCATCAATGGCGTGAAGGAAACTTGAAAAAGTGAAGCACacgaaaaatttataaatctacATGTGATTAAATAAAGTTGCCCTAGATTTACCCTATGGGCCATAGGCcctatactaaataaaaatatttatcacaaatgcataattaatcgGGTTTAATCGGGTATTATTTGGGTACCCTAAtacgggtttcgggtaccctaaacccgaaaaatcctaACATTAACTACACAAACCCGTACCCGAACCCATAatttcgggtttcgggtacccaaaacCCGTCGGGTATTGGGACTGGGTCGGGAATACCCGAAACCCGCGGATTAAATTTTCAGGCCTACCTGTGAATGTGTATCTTCACTTCCTTCCTCTACTGTGTTTATGTTTTCATGGTCCTGTTTTAGGGCAACATGGCAGATTTGACGAACCTGCAGTGCGAATAAGTTCAGAATTCTCCAATTCACAAGGTATCACATGGTCAACGATAAATATTACCGCTTGCGGAACTGTTGCAGAAAATAGAAGTGTCTGTCGCTGTTTTGGTACAGCAgctattattttctctatttctttgCGGAATCCCATGTCTAATAAAAGATCGGCTTCGTCAAGGACCAAGACTTTAACTCCCATCAGTCGAGTTGCGAATCCGGCTGTATTCTCTACATGATCCCTTAGCCTTCCAGGTGTTGCCACGAGTATCTGCATTTTAAAACAGAAAAGTTGATTGAGCCAGACCTAACTAGATCAGAACCTTATCATCTCTCATGCATTACATGACCTCTTAAAGACCAACGGGctcatataatattaaaaccATAATAATTAAACCAGAGGATAAAGCACATCGTAACATATATAATTACCTGGCATGCATTGACTTGCATCTTTTTTTGCTCCATACCTAAGCGGGTACCTCCAATGACAACTTGAACACCAATAGAAGAATGATACTTCAACAATTTGTTGGCCTCAGCAGCAGCCTGAGTAGCAAGTTCTCTGGTTGGGCATATAACAAGCACGTATATGGGGGATCTTTTTTTATCACGATCAGAAGGAGGTAATTTTGCTATGATTTCAATTGCAGGGAGCTGCAATCATAAGAATTGGGAAAATTTAATCATCATCTACCAGCactataaaatgataaaagtttaaaactttaaattcgaTATCATCATACTGAACTTTACATATACCAATGAAAATGAACAccaaattcactttttaaaatcacTATCATAATTATAGAGAAACTGGAATGAAAAGCCAAAACTATTTACCAAAAAAGCTACAGTTTTCCCTGTGCCAGTTCTTGCCTTGGCCAGGACGTCCTTACCTAGAAACAGGTCATCATTAGAGATTCGCAACAAAAATAGTAGAATATGATACAACGGCCAACCTATAAACTGTATAGTTTTCTTATAAATCTGTAATATGAGTATGCACATATATCTGCTAAAACCAcaaaatagttataattaGAATAATTTTCCTAAATGAAGTAGCATCCTTGCTTGGGTTTCAActtgaaaattatatatgtaaacaGAATAGGCAACCCTTCTGTTTCTCAAAGAACAGAGTTTCGGTCTGTGGGTGCTTCCGGTGCATGTCAGAATCACAACAAAGTAACTTCTGAAGCTTTATCTACCTTTAAGAATGATAGGAAGAGTTGCCTCTTGCACCAGAGTCATCCTTTCATAACCAGCATCTTTGATTGCTTTAAGTGATAAGGGTGATATGGGACATTTATCGAACCTGTAAAGCATACCGATTCAAAACTGTTACAAGAATATACACATATTATCAAAAATCTACAGACACTACATAAAAAGTGTGAAAGTTAATGCAAGGCTCTTAGGAAATATTctattgctaactattttgAGAAAACCAAGATATTGCAATTCCATGTTCCTGCATTTTAACCTCCCAACTGATGCCCATACCCcatttccattacatttcagAATGCCGAAAGATAAGCAACTAAGCTTGTGGGATTTCAATACAATGAATCACTATTAACTCAAATGTACTTACGCAACACTATCCTTTATGATTCAAATTTCCCAACTAACAACATTTTTTTACATGATCCATGCTCAGTGTACATTAGAACAGCTACACTACAGTCCTACTGGTACAAGcattatatacttatttacATCAAATTACTGTGTGAGTGTGTTCCCAATTCCAATTCTCATAAAGATCATCGGACATAGGAAATGAGTATGTACACCTGGGAGGCTATAAAATTCACCTGCTTTCACTAAGGTGTGAATCACTACTTTGGAGTGAGCTTTTATGAATGCTTCCTTTCTCGAGTTCGGCTCTTACCACTTCCACTTCTTCGCCCTCCACCtcctcatcttcatcatcatctgcTTCGTCGTTATCAATTAATTCCTTAAAATTTGTATACCCCTTATCACTTTCCTCCTCCACAGCCTCATCATCTGTAACAACAAACCCTTGTCTTTCCATCCTTCTCCCTGCTCCTTTCTTCACCGAATTACCCTGATCACCACTTCTTCCCCCTCTATTTCCGTATGTCATTCCTGAACCTCTCCCACTCTGTCCCTTCTCTTTCCACTCTCCCCCACCTCTGCCACCATACGAACTACCACCACCCCTACTAAATTTACTAGTTTCACGCCCCTCGCCGCTCCCAACATACGTACTACTACCACGCGAAACACGCCCCCCACCTCTCCCCCTAAACGAACCACCGCCACCCCTGATAAATCTACCCGAATCACCTCTCCCACCACCCCTACCACCAGAGCGCCCTCCACCACCTCGTCTGCCGCTGAAGTCAGAATCTTTATCAAATGCAacctctcttcttctcttcctAACTCGACCTCTTCCGCTCCCCTTACCATCACCACCATCCTGCCCCATGCCTGAACTCAACCTCTCCCGGCACGAATGAGTTGAGAATCTGATATTGCCGAGTGGGACCAGCCTAATAGCTTGAACCGGAGCTAACAGCAATCTCCTCTGCAAATTTTCGGacctgaaaaaaaatgaaactgcAGCTTGTGAGGGAAAACATCGAAAAAATTGGGGCTCAAAATGGGGTGTAATGGCGCAATTCTGGATGTCATGATATGAAATTACGTGCTGATGAGAGGGGTGGATTGGGAATCTGCAAATGATTTCAGGTGATATGAACCGAGATAGGGTTTAAGCCACCCCCAAATCTGAATGATTgaagaattagggtttaagCATTTAAGGAGCCCTGTATTAAATGACGTCGTTTAACAAAGCATGAGTGTTGTTTTGGCTTGGGCCTATACTATAGGGAATATGCCTGTTTCTCAGTTTATGGGcttctataattatattaaacttCAAAAGAGTATGTAACTACTtcgataattttattttttatggctTTCTATTTCTCTAAGATATGTTAgtgtgttttaaattaatgtgtatccaattggaaaataattaaggaaaagTCGAATGATAAGACAAAAAGatgttttttaaatgaaactaAAGATGATTCCGAATTTCCAACTCCGAAAGCGATTGAAATAAAACATCAGTCAGAATTACAAAATtgactataattattatttttaagataaattttatttatataaatatattttcaaatatttagttGGGTTGAAAAATATAGTTGTCCCTGTCTCAAGTTGGGTACAGTTGTGCGGCTAAACATTAAACTCGCATTTGATTGGGACAAATTGaactctaattaatttaatttcatttctcaaTGTGTGATATCTTATACATTTTGTATATTGATTACTTTTGTCCAAAAcctattttaaattatcatttttaagtGATTTAACTCGAGAAAAAGTGCCTTAACAAATGGAAACTAGTTGAATCCCTTTTTAAGTACTTACAAAAACTATACTACTAGTATCTCTTAATAGACATGTTCAAACTTTTTAATGGTCCAATTTGGAAAAGTGCATTAATAAATGGAATCTCAAGAGTCAAGGCTATAAGTAAAAGCATAACATTTTTGCCTTTGGTAGAGttaggggtggcaaaatgggtagcgggtaaTGGGTAATTCCCATCTCGACCCGCTACCCGTCGGGTATCAGGTACTCGATACCCGATGATAATGGGAAATGGGGCGAGATCGGGTAgtgtgttttagagttttgcgggtagcgggtaccTGTTAGTCCCATTAATAcccgttattattagtatcagagtcatatatcatttttaatactccctccattccatattaatagaggcgtttcaaatagttaaattagagaaaaaaataaatagttaaataataatagacaTATACacattcattttgaaaaattaaaaataaatactccgttagaatggagaaaaaataaagtaagagagataataatatagagaagagtatttatattattattttttccaaaatgagtgaagaaaatgaaatgtttctaagagttattttgaaacatttttatattccgacgaacatacaattgaaaactcatcggaactagctatagagtctcctcacttttattcttaatctattcaaagtttaccatcaatagtaattaaataaattagggaacattgacgattattatggttttcaaaatttttattcgaatttcgggtcgggtacgggatacccgacacgggtatcgggtaatcccgGTATATCAcggggcgggtattgggaCAACCAATTTAGCTAAAATCGGGTACAGGTACCCGACTtgtcgggtgcgggtacccgcgggtaacCCGTTTCGCCACCCCTGGGTAGAGTGTAAAAGGATATTTTTAACTCACAATTTacgtatataattatttatatttttatctcttaattaattcgaaatgttttcaatttatatttctaGGTCCACTTGTAAACCTAATCTTTCATCAAAGTCTATTCCATTTAATGATCTTGAATTCTTGACCCTATGTCACATGCAAgtcaaatcttattttattttaacatatCTCCCATGCCTATCAATGACAAATACATTACTCTCAACATGTTTGTGCCTTCACGCCACTTtacaatttaattgaaatccGAGTTTGGTGAAAATTCCCATCCTTATCGCATTTAGTATAATGTTTTGATCATTTGTACGACTTTCattaatttaccatttatttCCCATGTTCTAAAACTCgctttatttgaattatatggtATCATACTATCATTAATCATTTCCCTTAGGCTTTACAAAAGGCTCGCATCATAGCTAGTGGAGTATGGAGTATGGAATTGAACATAATATGCTTGATTTTGACCTTTTGTTACTATATACTATGATATTtgtagtattttgtttgttgtgttGTAATCATATAGCGGTTGTATATATTCTTGTTTGATACACATATATTCGAATTATCTAGTAGTACAATTTATTATTccttgttatttttaaaatttatacaatgAGGTGAATAGGGGCGAGCATTTGGATTTTgtattggaattatttttaattcaatccaatccaaaaatttaattttgatgtgaAAATGTATCTAATCCGATTCAAATTGTCTGAAAATCCGAATCTGAAAATCCAAAACCCGAACTATGAAATCTGATCCAAAAAACTCCAAAATTGCATAAAAGTTTATACAAatcaaaaatctaaaatacaaatattttatatttgataaagtaacaattacaataatatttttttattaatatatttacatgtatttcggatttcaaaaattacttaagattttaaaatattcaatccgAACATccgaaaattttaaaactcctATCCGATCCGATCcgatccaaataaaaaatttgaccaaactttaatttttcaatttggttCGATTGAATTTTTGGATATCGAATATTTTCCACCCCTCGCGGACTTAGTCCGAAGACAAGTTTATATTACTCTCCCCGttcctaaaaatagactagGTTTAACAATTTGGGTTTTCCTTTAAAATTAGACAAAGTCTATATATAGAAAGTTTTTAACCAATTATAATCCACTAATAATGTGGATCCCACAATCCattaatactattttaattactttttttttctctatcacTTTCCTACTCTTTTTTCgtctatttcttattttaccaatacacattaaaaaaatctgtGCTATATacaattttgtctatttttcttttgggacgggggagtattttatattacaaatttctatagaaataaaaataaaaataatcattacGGAGTTTGACTTGAGAAACTGACGAAACGGCCCATGATGCGAGTGGGGTCCAGTTAACTCCCTTGGACTTGTGGGCGAAAGTGAGGCCCAGAACGATAGATGGCAAATGCGGTCAGCTGCAAGCCACGCCTTACTACTCAGGGATTGACACGTGTGTGGTAAAGCCCGGTCGTAACGGGTCGGGTGGATGGTAACCCGGCTTTCTATATTGacatttgtacattatttatgaGTTGTGTCATTAAACTagtcaataaattaattaggagtTACTGCACCCatggaaaatttgaaataaatagcTAAGGTACTTAGTTACGTAATTACTTATatgcattatttttaaattgatgtAAAGTGAAAGtaaaacatttctttttttcttaagCAAAATGACTTCGATTGAAGTGGATGCATGTGTCTGAAGTCGGAACTCAGCTGCTGCAATTCCTCCTCCATCTTCTAATACACACATTGTTGATGGATCCAccatcatttattataattttgtatgtGTATTAGGTGATAGAAGAGGAATTGTGGTAGGTGATCCATTCCGGCCTGAACTTGACTTTTgtttattagtactagtattactatttatactccctccatccatgaataaaagtctcatttcatttcgacatgagttttaagaaatgctaagaaaagtgggtggaaaaaagttagtggaatatgagtctcacttgtatatatattagtttaaaatgatatgtgaagggaatgagttggtggaatgtggggtctctttaccatttatagtgataatgaaccgggactcctattcgcggacggacaaaaatagaaaaacgggactcctattcgcggacagagggagtaacctataaatttttttccctccattccagtttaagagtaagatttagttatggtacagattttaagaaattgttggagtgtgtaataattgaagtgatGTATTGGTTGTTGGAGTGTGTAGTAATTGAAGTGAGGTAGTGGAAAATGAGatccttttgattttttgtatctttagaattttattttgttttaattttacgtaaataatgatatttgggtgtaaatttgatgaataatagggataaattttatgtctaAATATAATAGATTCTAAATATGACTCTTAAaccgggacggaggaagtaattcATTGTTAACtccattttaaaatgttttaatcATGCTCTAAGTTGAATTGAGGAATAAGCTTTTTACATTATTACCAATTTACCACTGATCACGTAAATGTTGACATATACTTCATTCTCAATAAAAAGTTATACTCTCTCGGTCTCATTagtgtactttttttatataggatTTTATGCAGCGTTGTGTCGTGAgttactctctctgtcctgctttaggagtcccggttgagtcgggcacatgttttaagaaaaacgtgtttgagtgtgtaataaataaatattgtagtgaaTGTtaggacccacttttaattgagtgtccaataaataaatattttagtggAGATTgtgacccacttttaacacaataaatattgtagGATTTAATGTAGCGTTGTGTCGTATTGGATGtagggacccacttttaacactttatagtcattttttattaatttatctcaaccgggactcctaaagcgggacgtccaaaattgatcaaccgggacttctaaagcgggacggaaggagtaataaagagaaaataagtaagagatatgataaagtagagagagtgttatttctaaattatgaaacttttcatttttaatgggacatcCCACGAAGAAaaacattttacttttaatgaGACagatgattatttattttcagcaCGAGTTTTTTAGTGGGATACATGTCTCACTTATGCTCTatgagtatattaattttaaataaaatatgagtgaaatgagttagtgaaatgtgagagtatttatacttatagtaaaaataaactgAAACTTCTATTCGtggatggactaaaataaaaaagggaaaCTCTTATTCTCGTACGAaagaaatgttaaatataagtcttatttttttattataatttcttgGTATTAATTTTTGGAGCAAAGAGAAATCTCAGACATAAGAGTTATGTAGAGTGGGGTCTAAGctccaataaaataaatttccaaactctcaaaaactaactactagtactaatttgataggagtattatttttaaatgtattaatcatataaaattataaagaaaatttccaaaatttattgCGTGCATGGTTTTCTATTGTCGCTTTGTCGATGTGTTTGTATATgtatttagagcatccgcaatggtcggctagcgaccggctagccgatttgcggcgctggccgattggctagccgaaccattggaggcgGCCAGCGCGAAATCGGCGAgccgatcggcgtgggctggccgatcgcttcggcgctggccgatgcgctggccgccattgtggccgccattgtggcggctgACTGGCTCAGCGccgaattttattttatttttaattcttttttttaattctttttttaaaaaaaattaattcttttaatttttgaaaaactatataaacgcgattttctctatctctaaatttatgtacaagagcaacatccaATGCGAGACCCCGTTCACCTAGCGGCAAACTAACacaaattcaaggcatactaacatttttttaatgtatttttttaataaattagtgaggagtagagtggggtggtggctcgtgtgtggaagctcggattttttttattatgtaatttttttgatttttagtcaatgtactttttttaatggaatggattaattttcccgtatatgtgtcgtaaatttaattccgtattttaatcgtaattttaattccgtaaatgtagtatattttgaattatttttattgcggctatagcctatggctggcctaaatccgatgtggcaggtggatttttttgtgttgttgacgtggcaggggagagaatggctggcctattgctggcctattgctgacctaagcaccattgctgATGCTcttaacttaataaaaaaattttaattttaaaaaagagatTATATAGTGATAAAGAATATAGCAGTACAGTATTTTATTAACTGAAGATTAATgttttctcatttcatttttgctGGCCAAACCCAATCAGAAATGCCAATTTGGGCCAATAGCATATAGGCTTTCAACAAGTAAATGTTTTTATAtactcaaaaaaaaattacggTATAGTTATTTGAGaacaattttcaatatttttacttttttaaacacaataaatattgtcTATTATT is drawn from Salvia hispanica cultivar TCC Black 2014 chromosome 6, UniMelb_Shisp_WGS_1.0, whole genome shotgun sequence and contains these coding sequences:
- the LOC125196127 gene encoding DEAD-box ATP-dependent RNA helicase 31-like yields the protein MGQDGGDGKGSGRGRVRKRRREVAFDKDSDFSGRRGGGGRSGGRGGGRGDSGRFIRGGGGSFRGRGGGRVSRGSSTYVGSGEGRETSKFSRGGGSSYGGRGGGEWKEKGQSGRGSGMTYGNRGGRSGDQGNSVKKGAGRRMERQGFVVTDDEAVEEESDKGYTNFKELIDNDEADDDEDEEVEGEEVEVVRAELEKGSIHKSSLQSSDSHLSESRFDKCPISPLSLKAIKDAGYERMTLVQEATLPIILKGKDVLAKARTGTGKTVAFLLPAIEIIAKLPPSDRDKKRSPIYVLVICPTRELATQAAAEANKLLKYHSSIGVQVVIGGTRLGMEQKKMQVNACQILVATPGRLRDHVENTAGFATRLMGVKVLVLDEADLLLDMGFRKEIEKIIAAVPKQRQTLLFSATVPQAVRQICHVALKQDHENINTVEEGSEDTHSQVRQTYLIAPLDKHFSLLYTMLKGHIANDVNYKVIVFCTTAMMTKLVAELLNKLNLNVREIHSRKPQSYRTKVSDEFRKSTGLILVTSDVSARGVDYPDVTLVIQIGIPADKQQYIHRLGRTGRKGKEGEGVLVLAPWEEFFLNTIKDLPISKATEPLVDSDATKRVERAVSQVVIKSKESAYQAWLGYYNSNKSIGRNKSRLVELANEFSRSMCLDTPPAIPKQVLGKMGLKNIPGLRSK